TCCAGCCCCTTGGCGGTGTCGACGATCTTCGCCACCTCGGCGTCACCGTCGTAGAGCTGGCGGAACTCGGCCGCCTCCTGGTAACGCTGGTGGTTCGGGTCGAAGATGCCGCCGAGCGGGATGTCCTTGCCCATCACCGCCGGGGGCATCGCCTTGGTGATCCGGTCACCCATCGCGAACGGGTAGCCGAGGACCCGGGCCGCGTCCTTGATCGCCGCCTTCGCCTTGATCGTGCCGTACGTAATGATCTGCGCGACCCGCGCCTCGCCGTACTTCTCGGTGGCGTAGCGGATCATGTCACCGCGCCGACGCTCGTCGAAGTCCATGTCGATGTCGGGCATCGAGACGCGGTCGGGGTTGAGGAACCGCTCGAAGAGCAGGCCGTGCGCCATCGGGTCCAGTTCGGTGATGCCCAGCGCGTACGCGATCAGCGCGCCGGCCGCCGAGCCACGGCCCGGTCCGACCCGGATCCCCTCCCGCTTGGCGTACGCGATGAGGTCGGCGGTGACCAGGAAGTAGCCCGGAAAGCCCATCGTGATGATCACGTCGAGCTCGTACTCGGCCTGCTTGCGGCGGTCCTCCGGAATGCCGCCCGGGAACCGCCGCTCCAGCCCGCGCAGCACCTCCTTGCGGAGGTACGTCTCCTCGGTCTCCCCGGCCGGGATCGGGAACTGCGGCATCAGGTTGCGCGAGGCGAACACCGTCGAGTAGTCGCCGATCTTCTCGGCGATCTCCAGGGTGTTGTCGCAGGCCCCGGGGACCTCGGCGTCCCAGAGTGCGCGCATCTCGGCCGGCGACTTCAGATAGAAGTCCCGGGCGTCGAACCTGAACCGCTTCGGGTCGGCCATCGTCGACCCGGACTGCACGCAGAGCAGCACCTCGTGCGCGTCCGCGTCCTTGGCGTACGTGTAGTGCAGGTCGTTGGTGGCCACCGGCTTCAGGTTGAGCTTCTTGCCCAGCCGGATCAGGTCCTGCCGGATCCGGGTCTCGATGTCGAGCCCGTGGTCCATCACCTCGAGGTAGTAGTTGTCCGCCCCGAAGATGTCCCGGAACTCCGACGCCGACTCGCACGCCTTCTCGAAGTTGCCGATCCGCAGCCAGGTCTGCACCTCGCCGGACGGGCAGCCGGTGGTGGCGATGATGCCCTTGCCGTACTCGTGCAGCAGTTCCCGGTCGGCGCGCGGCTTGTAGAAGTAGCCCTCCAGGCTCGACCGGGACTGCAACCGGAACAGGTTCCGCAGCCCCTCGGCGTCCGCCGCCAGCATCGTCATGTGGGTGTACGCGCCACCGCCGGAGACGTCGTTCTCGCCGCCGTCGGCCCAGCGGACCCGGGTCCGGTCCCGACGGTCCGTCCCCGGAGTCAGATAGATCTCACTGCCGATGATCGGTCTGACCCCGGCGGCCGTGGCCTGCTTGTGGAAGTCGTACGCGCCGAACAGGTTGCCGTGGTCGGTCATCGCCAGCGCCGGCATGCCGAGCCGGTCCGTCTCGGCGAACAACTCCTTGAGTCGGGCCGCCCCGTCGAGCATCGAGTACTCGGTGTGCACATGAAGGTGCACGAACGAGTCAGACACCCAGGGCCCCCTTCCCTCACGCGGCTGCCGGCCGACCCGCCAACCCACCGGTCGACGGCGGCTACCGGTCACCCAGCGACGCATCCCCCACGGCACCACCGCCGCACCTGGCGTACGCAGCCGGAACGGCACGATCCATGCCCTACGGCAGGACACCGTCCCCGGCGAAGCGCCACCGCCGGCCCCCGAGCCTAGTCCCCGGATCGTCCGGCCTCTAGGGGCCACACCCGCCGTCGCGAGCTGTCCCACATCCCGCCCGCGACACGCCGACCGACGCCACCGTTCCGGCCCGGACGGTGCCCTGATCCGGACCGGACAGCGGGACGATCCGGCCCGGCCGGAAGCGCGTCCCGGAACCGGTCGACCCGGCCGGGGACACGGCCCGGGACTCGGCGGGGACGCCGCAGGTGAGCAGGGTCCGGGTGCCGACACGGCCCGGAACTCGGCGGGGACACGGCCCGGGGACCGGCCGACCCGGGACCGGCCGACCCGGGACCGGCCGACCCGGGACCGGCCGACCCGATCCGGGCGACCCGATCCGGGCGACCCGATCCGGGCGACCCGATCCGGCGGCCGGCGGTCAGCGGGCGAAGGGCTCGATCATCATGGACGCCGCCTGGAGCCAGGCGTCCCGGGTCTCCTGCTGGAGATGGCCGTACTCGATGGACGAGCCGGTCTCCAGCGCCGGGTCGTACGGCACCACGGCGACCGCGCGGGTCCGGGTGGCGAAGTGCCGCTTCAGGTCGTCGAGCAACGGCGAGCGGCCCGGCGTCGGGCAGGAGAGCAGGGTCACCGCGTTGTCGGCCAGCTCGCCCATGCCGATCTCGTGCAGCAGGTCGAGCATCCAGTCCGCGGTGAACGCGGCGTCCTCCCGGGGGACCGTGGTGACCACCAACTGGTCGGCCGCGCGCAGCACCGTCTGCCAGTTGGCACTCTCCACGTTGTTGCCGGTGTCCACGCAGATGACGTCGTGGGTGCGGCGGAGCAGTTCCAGCACCCGGCGGACGGTGTGCTCGTCCAGCCGCTGGGCGAAGCGCGGGCTCTCCTCGCCGGCCAGCACGTCGTACGACCCGTCGGAGGCGTGCCGCAGGTAGTCGTCGAGTCGCTCGATCAGCTGTGGGTCGGGTAGCGCCTCGGTCTCGATCAGGTCGGCGACCAGGTGCCGGATCGTACGCGCGTGCCGGGCGCTCCCCGCCCGTAGCCCGAGCGTGCCGCGCAGTTCGTTGTCGTCCCAGGCGAGCACACCCCGGCCGCGCACACTGCCCACGGTCGCCGCCGCGAGGACGGTGGCCGTGGTCTTGTGCACGCCGCCCTTCGGGTTGGCGAAGGCGACCACCCGGGGCGTACCGAGGTCGCGTCGCAGTACGCCCATCGCGCGCTCGACCTCGGGATTCGACGATCGTTGCTGCCGCTCGATCCTGGCCAGGTAACCGGGCTCGACGCTGGCCCGCCGGGACACCTGGGCGTACCCGACGTCGGACGGCGGCGCCGGGGCGGGCGCGTCGCCCGGCGTCGTCGGCGGAGCCAGGATCGACGGCTGTCCGGCGGGTGGCATCGGCGGCGCGGGAGGTACCGGGGTCACCGGCGGCGACAGGGACGTGCGGGGAGCGGGGATCGACCGTCCCGGTGCCGCCGGTGGCAGCGCCGGCTGCGGCAGGGCGGGCATGGTCGGCGGGGCCGGGCGGCGGGCCAGCGGCGGCGGACCCGACGGGGGAGCCGGACGCGGGGCCGGGGCGACCGGCGGCGGAGGTTGGTAGCCGGTACCGAGGGCCGCGTACCGGGACTCGCCCGGGTAGCCCGGTTCCGTCGGATAGCCGGGCTCGGGTCGGTAGCCGGGATCGGACCGGTAGCCGGGGGCCGGCTGGTACGCGGAGTCGGGCCGTGGTTCGGGGCCGGTCCGGTAGCCGGAATCCGGCCGGCGCTCCGGCTCTGCCCGGTAACCGGATTCGGGCCGGAAGCCGGGATCGAGCCGGTAGCCCGGTTCCGGGCGGTAGCCGGGATCGGGCCGGCCGTAGCCGGGGTCGACCGGCCGGGCCGGAAGGCCCGGGTCGGCGGAGGGCGTCCGCCCGGGGTCCGGGCCGAAACCGGGATCCGGACGGTAGCCGCTCTCGAGCGCGGCGTAGCGGGATTCGCCGGAGTATCCGGGCTCGGGGCGATGTTCGGGCGCTACGCCGTAACCGGGCCCGGACAGGTAGCCGGGGCCGGACGGTTGGCCCGGGTCGGGTGCCGGGGCGCGCTCCGGCCGGCCGGGATACCCGGTGCCGGCGCCGCGCCCGGCGCCACGGCCGGGCTCCGGCGGCTGCTCCGGGCCCGGTCGTTCGTCGAGAACATGCTGCTCACCGGTGCGGCCACCGTGCAGGGCCCGATCGAGCAGCGCCCGCCAGCGCGGCGCTGATTCCGCCGGCCGGCCCCAGCCGGTCTCGGTGCCGTCCACGGCTCGCCCCTCCCAGCACCATCGGTCCCCGCCCTGACAGGCTACGAAGCAAACCCTATTCGGGCCACATCGGGAGCGCACCCACCACGGTCGGCGTGGCCACCGTCGAACAGTCGCCCTCGGACGTAACCATCGTCACGGTTCTCCGTCCGTCGGGCCGGAGGGCAGGCCCGACGTGGTGCTGGGCACCTCGGCCGACGGCACGTCGACCGACGGCCGGCCCGGCTCCGGATCCTCGAACGTCGGCGGGTCGACGGGATTCTCGCCGGTCGGCAGCGGATCGGGAAAGTCGGGGCCGGTCGTGCCCACCCCGGGGGTGGCCTCCGGCTCGGGGAGCGGATCGGTCGCGGCACCGGTCGACGGAACCGTGGTCGTCGTCCGGGCCGGCTCGTCACCCGGCGCGCCCGGCCCACCCGGGCCGGTCGGTTGCCCGGTCAGCCCGCCGCCGGCCGCCGGCATGCTGGCATCGGCCGGCGGGCGGACCACGTCGACCTGCTCCGGTAGCGGCGGGGTGAAGACCGTACGGTCCAACCGCTGCACCTCGGGGGCCGGATCGACGGCGCGGATCTCCGATCGGGCGGCGATCCGCTCCAGTGCGGCCGGCTCGCCCCGCACCACGGCGGCGTAGACGCAGGAGCAGCCGGCGCGGTAGGCGGTCGCCTCCTCCGAGGCGACCTGGGCCCCGCTCTCGTACCACTGCCGCAGGTCCCGCTCCGGTGTGCCGTCCCCGATCACGGCGGCGCCCCGCTCCTGGTAGTCCCGGACCTCCTGGTCCTTGCGCTCGGCGACCCGCAGCATCCCGGCGACCACGTCCTCGGGGATGCGGAACGCCGGAATACGCACGATCTGGGTCTGGGTACCCGGCCGCCACAACCGGCTGAAGACCTCGGAGACCGAGACCCCGGTCAACACCGGGGTCAACCGGTCCGGCGCCAGGTACGCCGACATGGTCACCAGGGCGTACGTCTGCCGGCTCGACTCGTCCGGTCCGGCGGCGAGCAGGGCCCGCAGCTCTCCCCGGCTGGACTCGACGTAGCCCGGAATGGACTGGCCCTGCGTCACCCCGACCCGGGTCACCTCGCCGACGGTCTGGTCGACGGCCGGCCGCCGATCGGCAGCCCACACCGCCGTGACGAGTACGGCGGCCGAACTGAGCAGCGCGACGGTGGTCAGCAGCCGGAGCCGCAGCCTGCCGTGCCCGAGCCGGGCCATCCCACGGGCCAGGGGCGGCAACAGTTGCCGGTCCAACTGTCGCAACAGGTCGCCGGGGCGCACGGGCGAAACTCCCCCTCGTCGGGTAACCGCTGACGGTCGGTCAGTCGCGCAGTTTGCGAAGCGCAACTTCCAGGTCGTCAGGGTAGTCGCTGACGAACCGAACCTGCTCGGCCGTACGGGGGTGCTCGAAGGCCAACTCGTGGGCGTGCAACCACTGTCGGGCAAGGCCGAGCCGGGCCGACAGGGTGGGATCGGCCCCGTATGTCAGATCGCCGACACAGGGATGCCGCAGGGTGGAGAGGTGCACCCGGATCTGGTGGGTCCGGCCGGTCTCCAGCCGTACGTCGAGCAGGCTCGCCGCCGGAAACGCCTCCAGGGTGTCGTAGTGGGTGATGCTGGGTTTGCCACCCGCCACCACCGCCCAGCGGTAGTCGTGGTGCGGATGGCGGTCGATCGGGGCGTCCACCGTCCCGCGCAGCGGGTCGAGATGGCCCTGGACCACCGCGTGGTACCGCTTCTCCACCTCCCGGGCCTTGAAGGCCCGTTTGAGGAGGCTGTACGCCTGCTCGCTCTTGGCCACCACCATCACGCCGGTGGTGCCGACGTCGAGCCGGTGCACGATCCCCTGCCGCTCGGCCGCGCCACTGGTCGCGATGGTGTGCCCGAGCGCGGCGAGCCCGCCGATCACCGTCGGCCCGGACCAACCCGGACTCGGATGTGCGGCCACGCCAACCGGCTTGTCGACCACCACGATGTCGTCGTCGGAGTAGACGATCCGCAGCCCCGGCACCGTCTCGGCGATGACCGTCGGCGCCGCGGCCGGTGCGGGCAGCACCACCTCCAGCCACGATCCGGCGGAGACCCGCTCGGACTTGAGTCGGGCTACACCGTCGACGAGCGCGTCGCCGGCCTCGACCAGCGCCGCCGCCGTGGTGCGGGAGAGGCCGAAGAGCCGGGAGACCGCCTGGTCCAGCCGCATGCCGTCGAGTCCGTCCGGCACGGGCAGGGACCGGACGTCTCCGGTGGGCCGGAGTTGGCCGGCGCCGTAGGTCGAGGTCATGCCCGGTCCTGCCGCTCGGTCTCGGCCGTGGCGTCGGCCTTCGGTTCGTCGTCCGGACCGGTGGCCGGGTCGGCCGCCTTGGGCCGGGCCCGGAGCCGGGTGCCGTCGCGCTGGCGGCCGGTGAGTTCCAGCAGCACCGCCAGGACGACACCGCTGACCAGAGCGCTGTCCGCGAGGTTGAAGATCGGCCAGACCTGCCCGTACGGGTCGAACAGGCTGACCATGTCGACCACGTGCCCGACGAACACCCCGGGAGCCCGGAAGATCCGGTCGGTCAGGTTGCCGAGGGCGCCGCCGAGTACCAGGCCCAGTGAGATCGCCCAGGGCAGCGAGCGCAGCCGGGCGGCCATCCAACCGATCCAACCGATCACCACGGCGGTGACCAGTGGGAACACCCAGGTGTGATCGGAGGCGAGACTGAACGCCGCCCCGCTGTTGCGGGTGAGCGTCAGGTACACGGCGCCGCCGAGCAGGCGTACCGGTTCCCGGTCGGAGAGTTCCGCCAGGGCCAGGTGCTTCGTACCGAGGTCGGCGAGCCAGGCCAGTACGGCGGTGGCCAGCAGGATGGTGACGGCGATCCGCCGCGCGCGCCCGGGGGTCGGCCGATCCGGGGACGAGCCGATGGGCCCTGCCTCGGTCGTCCGCTCGTCGTCGATGTTCAGCAGGGGTCCCTCTCTCCGTTCACGACCCGGCTGGGCTCACCGGCGCTCCTCCAACTGCTTGCACGAGACGCACAGCGTGGCGGATGGGAACGCGGCGAGCCGCTCCACCGGGATCGGATTGCCGCACCGCTCGCACCAGCCGTAGCTGCCCTCGTCAAGCCGCTCCAGGGCCCGCTCCACCTGAGTGATGCGTTCCAGGATGCTGTTGGCGAGGGTGATCTCCTGCTCCCGCTCGAACGTCTTGGTGCCGGTGTCGGCCTGGTCGTCCCCGGCCGAGTCGGTCAACCGGTCGCGCTGCAGCTCGGTGATCTCGCTCAACGTCTGATCGTACTCGCCGCGCAGTTCGTCGCGGCGGGCCGCCAGGGCGGCCCGGATCTTCTCGGTCTCCGCGGCGCTGCGGGCGGTCCTCGGCGCGGCCTTCGGTGCGGCCTTCGATGCCGACTTACGGCCGGCGGCGGTCCTGGTCTCGGCTGGCTTAGCCATCGTCGCTCCCTAGGCCGCGGACTCCGCGGCGATCGGCCGTGCCTGGACAGGATGCTCCGGTGCCCCGGCGGCGGATCGAGTGATCCTGTTCGGTCCGGTCGCTCCGGCGGGTGCGACCGGCGGGGTGGCGTCGACAGCGGACGGCGCCGTCGCCGGGCCGCTGGGTCGCCGGGTGTCGCCGTCGCGGGACGCCGACCGGTGGTCGGGCCTGCGGGGCCCTGAGCGACAAACCCGACCTTCCGGGTGTCTCACCCCCGACCTTCGCCCGCTCGCCCACGGCTTTGCCCCCAATTGCAAAACGGGCGCGGCGGGACGCCGCGCACTCCGGAGGTTGGCAAGAATACGGAACGTACAGACGTCCGACAACATGCCGCACCGATGTGACGCATTTCAGCCCGTAATAAACCACAAACCGGGCAAAAGGAACGGTAGCATTATTTGTCGCGATCGTCGCCGGACTCCCCAAACCAGCGCGCCAGCCGCCCGCGCCGGCTGACCGCCCGCAGCCGACGCTCGACGTCGTCCCGAACCCGCGCGGTCGCCACGATCAACACGCTGTCCCCGACCTTCAACCGGGTGTCCGGCGCCGGCACGAACCCGACGCCGTCCCGGGAGACCAACGTCACCGAGGCGCCGACCGGCAACCGCAGTTCGTCGAGGTGTACGCCGACCAGCCGGGAACCGGGCGGAATCTCCAACTGCAACAGGTCCGCCTGCATCCGCTCCAGCGGAGCCGTCTCCACCCGCAGTTCCGTCAACTCCGCCGGGGCGGTGATCCCCAGCCGGCGGGCCACCGGACCGAGGGTGCCGGCCTGCACCAACGTGAAGATCACCACCAGTACGAAGACCGTGTCGAAGAGTTGCTCGGCGCCCGGCAGGTTCTCCGAGAGCGGGATCGTGGCCAGCACGATCGGCACGGCCCCGCGCAGCCCCGCCCAGGACAGGAACGCCTGTTGCCGGGCCGGGACCCGGAACCCGAGAGCGCAGAACACCACCGACAGCGGCCGGGCCAGGAAGAGCAGCGCCAGCCCGGCGACCACCGCCGGCAACAGGGCGTCCACCAGTCGACCCGGCACGCTGAGCAGGCCGAGCAGCACGAACAGGCCGATCTGGGCGAGCCAGGCCAACCCGTCGGCGAACCCGAGAATCGCCTGCCGGTGCGGCAACCGGGAGTTGCCCAGCACCACCCCGGCCACGTAGACGGCGATGAATCCGGACGCGTGCAGCACGGTGGCGGCGCCGTACGCGAGCACGGTGAGCCCGACCGCGGCGATCGGATAGAGCCCGGACGACGGCAGGGCGGCCCGGCGCAACGTCCAGCGCCCGAGCATTCCCACACCGAAGCCGAGCACCGTGCCGAGGCTCAGTTCGTAACCGAGCACCAGTACCTCGTACCACCAGGGGTGCGCGCCGAGCCCGGAGGTGGAGAGGAGGACGACCAGCAGCACCGCCGGGGCGTCGTTCATCCCGGACTCGGCCTCCAGCGTCGCCACCAGCCGGGGTGGCAGCCGGAGCCAGCGCAGGGTGGCGAAGACCGCCGCCGCGTCGGTGGAGGAGAGCACCGCGCCGTAGAGCAGGGCGAGCCGCCAGTCCAGCCCGAGCAGGAAGTGGACCACCACGCCGACCACCGCGATGCTGACCACCACACCGACCGTGGCCAGCGTGGCGGCGATCCCGAGTACCGGCCGCACGGCGGTCCACCGCGAGGTCAGTCCCCCCTCGGCGATGATCACGATCAGCGCGCAGAAGCCGAGGGCGCGGGTCAGTTCGGCATCGTCGAACCGGATCCCTAACCCGGATTCACCGATGGCCACCCCGAGCGCGAGATAGACCAGCAGGCTGGGTAGTCCGAGCCGGGTCGACAGCCGGACGGCCCCGACGGCGACGAGCAGCACCGCGGCGCCGATCAGCAGCGCCATATCGAGCCGGTCGGTCACGGCAACCGCGCTCGGCACAGACCCGGGCCAGGGTCGGCGGATCGCCGGCCCCCAGCAGTCACTGCGCGGATCCGTCCCGCAGCTGGCGCAACCGCGCGTCGATCGCCGAGGTGAGGCCGTCGACCTGGAAGAGCTTGTCGCGGCTCGCCGCGCCGGTGCGGAGGCTGACCGCAGCCGGACGCAGCCCGAGCGTCTCGGCGAGCGCCCGCCGGGCGGCCTCGGTGGCCCGACCGTCGACCGCCGGCTGATGCACCGCGATCACCAACGCCGGGCCGTACGGGCCGTCGAACCGGCCGCCCACCCGAGCCCTGGACGAGCCGGGCTTGACCCGGACCGCAACGGTGACCGTCTCGGATCCGGCCATCGACCGGACCCGCCCACCGCCGTCCGACACCCCTGCCGCCGTCAGCCGCGACGGGCGTCGGCGAGCAGGAAGCTGTCCGGCTCGCAGCGCCCACACGGGCTGAATCCCAGCTCCACCGCCTCGCCCACCGGCACCGGCTCGCTCTCCCGGCTGTGCAGATGCGGGCAGTCGGCCAGGTGGTAGCGGGGTCGTCCGTCGACCACGTACACGTCGTCGACCAGCCCGGCCACCAGCGCCGCGTCGGCCTCGGAGACCACCTGTGCCGCCGGCTCGTCCGCCGGAACGGCGTCGTCGCCGGGCTCGCCCCGGCTCACCGGCCCGGAACCGGGCATCTCCGACGCGTTGGCCGGTTGCCGCCAGCCGGCGTCGTCGATGTCCGCGTCCGCGTCGGCCGGTTGCCGCCAGCCGGCGTCGTCGATGTCCGGGTCCATGCCGGACCGGTTGGCCTGGCCGGGTACCGCAACGTCGCGCGGATCGGTCAGCACCGGGCCCGCCACGTCGAACGGATCCGCCCCGCCGTCCCGACCAGCCCCGGCCAGCCGGGGATCGGTCGGTGCCATCCGGGTGCTGGTCGGTGGCCGGCGGCGGCTCGGTGCCGGCTCGCCCTCGCCGCCGTCGTCCAGCTCCACCCCGTCGTCGACGAACCGCTCGTCGTCGGCGGCGAAGCCGGTCCCGCCCCGGGCGCCGGCGGCCTGCCGGGCACCCACCACCAGCGCGACGGCGGCCAGCAGGCTGACCGCGATCGAGCCGATCAGCAGCCCGCTAGACCCACTCGCCAGACCGAGCACGAGCAGCATGACGGCGACGAGGATGAGCAGCAGACTGCCGACTATCACGGCTCACCCCCGACGCATCGTTTCCAGTTGTCGTTCCGTGTCGACCCGGTGGATCAGCGGCCGGTCTCGAGCGCACCGGACCGGCTTCCCCCGCCGTACGAGTTCGCCAGGCCCGCGGTCGCCAGCCCGGGGGTGCTGCCGCTGGACCGATTGCCGTCGGTCCGCGTCATCTCCACCTCCAGGCCCTGACCACGCCCGTCGAGATCCCGCAACTGGCTCTCCAGGTATGCCTTGAGCCGGGTCCGGTACTCGCGCTCGAACTGCTTGAGCTCCTCGATGTGCTTCTGCAGCGCGGTCCGCTTGGCGTCCAGGCCGCCCATCGCCTCCTGGTGCCGCTGGCGGGCGTCCCGCTCCAGCGCGTCGGCCTTGGCCCGCGCCTCGCGGGTGACCTCTTCGGCCTTGGTCCGCGCGTCGGAGAGCAGCTTGTCGGCCTCACGCCGGGCGTCGGAGACGTGGTCGTCAGCCGTACGCTGCGCCATCATCAGCACCCGGAGAGCCTGCTGCTCGCCGTCGCCGCCCACCGCCGGACCCCCCTGGGCCCGTACCTGCTCCAGCTCGGCCTGCATCGCGCGGGCGGCCTGCTCGGCCTGAGCCTTGTCCCGCTGCACCCGGTCGAGCTGGGCCTTCACATCGCCCAGCTCGGCGGCCAGGCGCGGATCGGCGCTCGGGCCGGCTGGCGCGCCGCCACGACCGCCGCGCTCCACCTGGGCGCGCAGCTCGTTGTTCTCTTCAATCAGACGGGCGAGCTCGCGCTCGACCTCGTCCAGAAACGCGTCGACTTCCTCCTCGTCATACCCCCGCTTGCCGATCGGCGGCTTCTTGAAGGCGACGTTGTGGACGTCGGCCGGGGTCAGCGGCATCGAAACTCCTCGGGTCAGTTGCGGCCGCGTGGCACGCCGGTCACCAGGTTGTTCAACTGACGATCAACGGCCTTAACACGAACTCCATCAGCACGAACAGGATAACCAGGAGCACAAGGGAGGCCAGGTCGATGCTCACGGTACCAATTCGCAATGGAGGGATCACACGCCTCAACGCCTTGAGAGGGGGATCAGTGACGCTCCACACCGACTCCATTCCGGCGGCCGCCCCTCGGCTGGGCTGCCAGCGGCGGCCGTACTGAAGGACGGCACTTAGGACAAAACGGCCCAAAAGCACCAGAAGGAAGACGTAGAGGATCAGGTAGAGGACCTGAAACAGGATGGACAGAAACACGGCAGGCGAGATCCCTCGTTCGGGCTAACTCAGGCTGAAAAACCCACCCTCAGCGATCTTGGCCTTGTCCTCAGCGGTGACCTGGACGTTGGCCGGTGAGAGTAGGAACACCCGATTGGTCACGCGCTCGATCGTACCGCGCAGCCCGAACGCCAAACCGGCGGCGAAATCCACCAATCGGCGGGCATCGGCCTCATCCATCTCGGTGAGGTTGATGATCACAGGTACACCATCGCGGAAGTGCTCCCCGATAGTGCGGCCCTCGCGGTAGGTGGTCACGTGCAGCGTGGTGATCTGGTAGCGCTGTTCTGGCTCCGCCGGCACCGCGCGCTCACGCAGCTGCGGCTGCGGTGCCAACGCGAGATTGTCCCGGGTCTGGTACGTCAACGCGCCCGACGGCTCCGCGTTGCCCGGCCGGCTGATCGACCGCACGCTCGACCGCTCCGTGCGCTCGTTCCGCTCCGGCCGATCGCCGTCCGACCGGTCGTGGTCGGTCGTCCGGGCGGCCGACCGTTCCGAGAGCCGGGTCCGTTCGCCGGCCCGGGACCGGGGCGGCGGCGGATCGTCCTGCTCCTCGTCCTCGTCAGCGAACTCGTCGGCGTACCGGCGCTGCCGGTAACGCGACTCGCGGTAGCCACTCTTCTCGTAGCCACCGTCGTCGTAGGCTCGCTCGTCGTCCTCCTCGACCAGTCCGAGCCAGACCCCCGCCTTGCGCAGTGCACCCATCCCGCGCCCCTCCGTCCGCCGTGCGACACACACCCCCCGTGCCGTGCCACTGTCACGCGCGTGAACACTGCCAGTGCCCACCGGCCTGAGACTTCAACCCCTGGCACGACCGCAAGCGGTCTCACCCCGACCCCCGCCAGCGGGGATGTCGTCTCAAACAACACTGATGTAGTTTGGTGTCCGGTTGTCAGGCTACCGCAGCGTGCTACGCATTCCGAGCAACGCGCTACCGATCCGCACATGTGTCGCGCCGTGGGCGATCGCCGGCTCCAGGTCACCGCTCATCCCGGCCGAGACGACCACCGCACCCGGATACCCGGCCCGCAGCCCGGCCGCGATCTCGGCCAGCCCGGCGAACGCCCGCTCCGGATCCCAGTCCAGCGGCGCCACCGCCATCACTCCGGCCAGCCGTAACGTCTCCCGCCCGGCGATCTCGGCGGCCACCGCGTCGATCTCCCGGTCCGGATCGTCCCCGCCCCGCAGCGCGCCGCCCCGGTCGACGGCACC
The nucleotide sequence above comes from Plantactinospora soyae. Encoded proteins:
- a CDS encoding AAA family ATPase; its protein translation is MDGTETGWGRPAESAPRWRALLDRALHGGRTGEQHVLDERPGPEQPPEPGRGAGRGAGTGYPGRPERAPAPDPGQPSGPGYLSGPGYGVAPEHRPEPGYSGESRYAALESGYRPDPGFGPDPGRTPSADPGLPARPVDPGYGRPDPGYRPEPGYRLDPGFRPESGYRAEPERRPDSGYRTGPEPRPDSAYQPAPGYRSDPGYRPEPGYPTEPGYPGESRYAALGTGYQPPPPVAPAPRPAPPSGPPPLARRPAPPTMPALPQPALPPAAPGRSIPAPRTSLSPPVTPVPPAPPMPPAGQPSILAPPTTPGDAPAPAPPSDVGYAQVSRRASVEPGYLARIERQQRSSNPEVERAMGVLRRDLGTPRVVAFANPKGGVHKTTATVLAAATVGSVRGRGVLAWDDNELRGTLGLRAGSARHARTIRHLVADLIETEALPDPQLIERLDDYLRHASDGSYDVLAGEESPRFAQRLDEHTVRRVLELLRRTHDVICVDTGNNVESANWQTVLRAADQLVVTTVPREDAAFTADWMLDLLHEIGMGELADNAVTLLSCPTPGRSPLLDDLKRHFATRTRAVAVVPYDPALETGSSIEYGHLQQETRDAWLQAASMMIEPFAR
- a CDS encoding RluA family pseudouridine synthase; amino-acid sequence: MTSTYGAGQLRPTGDVRSLPVPDGLDGMRLDQAVSRLFGLSRTTAAALVEAGDALVDGVARLKSERVSAGSWLEVVLPAPAAAPTVIAETVPGLRIVYSDDDIVVVDKPVGVAAHPSPGWSGPTVIGGLAALGHTIATSGAAERQGIVHRLDVGTTGVMVVAKSEQAYSLLKRAFKAREVEKRYHAVVQGHLDPLRGTVDAPIDRHPHHDYRWAVVAGGKPSITHYDTLEAFPAASLLDVRLETGRTHQIRVHLSTLRHPCVGDLTYGADPTLSARLGLARQWLHAHELAFEHPRTAEQVRFVSDYPDDLEVALRKLRD
- the lspA gene encoding signal peptidase II, translated to MDDERTTEAGPIGSSPDRPTPGRARRIAVTILLATAVLAWLADLGTKHLALAELSDREPVRLLGGAVYLTLTRNSGAAFSLASDHTWVFPLVTAVVIGWIGWMAARLRSLPWAISLGLVLGGALGNLTDRIFRAPGVFVGHVVDMVSLFDPYGQVWPIFNLADSALVSGVVLAVLLELTGRQRDGTRLRARPKAADPATGPDDEPKADATAETERQDRA
- a CDS encoding TraR/DksA family transcriptional regulator, producing MAKPAETRTAAGRKSASKAAPKAAPRTARSAAETEKIRAALAARRDELRGEYDQTLSEITELQRDRLTDSAGDDQADTGTKTFEREQEITLANSILERITQVERALERLDEGSYGWCERCGNPIPVERLAAFPSATLCVSCKQLEERR
- a CDS encoding potassium/proton antiporter, whose amino-acid sequence is MTDRLDMALLIGAAVLLVAVGAVRLSTRLGLPSLLVYLALGVAIGESGLGIRFDDAELTRALGFCALIVIIAEGGLTSRWTAVRPVLGIAATLATVGVVVSIAVVGVVVHFLLGLDWRLALLYGAVLSSTDAAAVFATLRWLRLPPRLVATLEAESGMNDAPAVLLVVLLSTSGLGAHPWWYEVLVLGYELSLGTVLGFGVGMLGRWTLRRAALPSSGLYPIAAVGLTVLAYGAATVLHASGFIAVYVAGVVLGNSRLPHRQAILGFADGLAWLAQIGLFVLLGLLSVPGRLVDALLPAVVAGLALLFLARPLSVVFCALGFRVPARQQAFLSWAGLRGAVPIVLATIPLSENLPGAEQLFDTVFVLVVIFTLVQAGTLGPVARRLGITAPAELTELRVETAPLERMQADLLQLEIPPGSRLVGVHLDELRLPVGASVTLVSRDGVGFVPAPDTRLKVGDSVLIVATARVRDDVERRLRAVSRRGRLARWFGESGDDRDK
- a CDS encoding DUF167 domain-containing protein, translating into MAGSETVTVAVRVKPGSSRARVGGRFDGPYGPALVIAVHQPAVDGRATEAARRALAETLGLRPAAVSLRTGAASRDKLFQVDGLTSAIDARLRQLRDGSAQ
- a CDS encoding DivIVA domain-containing protein yields the protein MPLTPADVHNVAFKKPPIGKRGYDEEEVDAFLDEVERELARLIEENNELRAQVERGGRGGAPAGPSADPRLAAELGDVKAQLDRVQRDKAQAEQAARAMQAELEQVRAQGGPAVGGDGEQQALRVLMMAQRTADDHVSDARREADKLLSDARTKAEEVTREARAKADALERDARQRHQEAMGGLDAKRTALQKHIEELKQFEREYRTRLKAYLESQLRDLDGRGQGLEVEMTRTDGNRSSGSTPGLATAGLANSYGGGSRSGALETGR
- a CDS encoding YggT family protein; translated protein: MSILFQVLYLILYVFLLVLLGRFVLSAVLQYGRRWQPSRGAAAGMESVWSVTDPPLKALRRVIPPLRIGTVSIDLASLVLLVILFVLMEFVLRPLIVS
- a CDS encoding cell division protein SepF — translated: MGALRKAGVWLGLVEEDDERAYDDGGYEKSGYRESRYRQRRYADEFADEDEEQDDPPPPRSRAGERTRLSERSAARTTDHDRSDGDRPERNERTERSSVRSISRPGNAEPSGALTYQTRDNLALAPQPQLRERAVPAEPEQRYQITTLHVTTYREGRTIGEHFRDGVPVIINLTEMDEADARRLVDFAAGLAFGLRGTIERVTNRVFLLSPANVQVTAEDKAKIAEGGFFSLS